A genomic segment from Acidobacteriota bacterium encodes:
- a CDS encoding PilZ domain-containing protein translates to MFERRRHHRHRLALPARLVPAGAEGFPVEVLNISAEAVLVRGPHPFQLLKRALLRLHLGERIFETDTVCVRVNQGPPWEGAFLFTNPPEEAVRALETFLAGLPYPQTGRAL, encoded by the coding sequence ATGTTCGAGCGGAGGAGGCACCACCGGCACCGGCTGGCCCTCCCGGCGCGGCTCGTTCCCGCGGGGGCTGAAGGCTTCCCCGTGGAGGTCCTGAACATCAGCGCGGAGGCGGTCCTGGTTCGCGGGCCTCACCCCTTCCAACTCCTCAAGCGAGCCCTCCTGCGCCTCCACCTGGGGGAGCGGATCTTCGAAACCGATACGGTCTGCGTCCGGGTGAACCAGGGCCCGCCCTGGGAGGGGGCCTTCCTCTTCACGAACCCTCCCGAGGAGGCGGTCCGGGCGCTGGAAACCTTCCTGGCGGGTCTTCCGTATCCCCAGACGGGACGGGCACTCTGA
- a CDS encoding 4a-hydroxytetrahydrobiopterin dehydratase encodes MSLLKGKRCKPCEGGVPPLSRDQVDKMLEEVPFWAPSGAGDAISRTFTFRDFHETMSFVNAVAWIANQEGHHPDLSVGYDRCTVRYATHSIGGLSENDFICAAKVNALLAY; translated from the coding sequence ATGAGTTTGTTGAAAGGAAAACGCTGCAAGCCCTGCGAGGGCGGCGTGCCGCCTTTGTCCCGCGATCAGGTGGACAAGATGCTGGAGGAGGTCCCCTTCTGGGCCCCCAGCGGGGCCGGGGACGCGATCTCCCGGACCTTCACCTTCCGGGACTTCCACGAAACCATGTCCTTCGTGAACGCCGTGGCCTGGATCGCGAACCAGGAGGGCCACCACCCCGACCTGAGCGTGGGCTACGACCGCTGCACGGTGCGGTACGCGACCCACTCCATCGGCGGGCTCTCGGAGAACGACTTCATCTGCGCCGCCAAGGTCAACGCCCTGCTGGCCTACTGA